AGGGCGCATGAGTCACAAACTGGAATCCCCTCGCTGCAAGCTGTCCGAGACTTGTGGCACTTGGGTCACCAAGCCCGACAAAGGCCAGCGCCGCTTCGGAAACGAGGGCACCACCGAACAGGATTGCGGTTGCCGCTCTTGCGATTGTGGCGACGTGCGGCAGAATATGACGGCTAACAATCATCGTCGTGCTGGCACCCAAGGCGACAGCAGCCAAAACGAACTCACGACTTCTCAGGGCCCTAGTTTCAACCCTCACGAGGCGTGCGACGAGCGGCCAGCGTGTGAGGCCCAGAACGAGGATGAGCAACGTTACTGAACCACCAAACATTGCCGCCACAAGGATCGCCAAAAGCAGCGTCGGCAAAGATTGAACGATATCGGCCAAGCGCATTAGCAAGTCATCGACGATCTCCGAGGCCAATCCCGCGATGGTGCCGACCGCCACACCGAGAGCGAGCGCAAGACTTACGGTCCCGAGGCCTACCAGCAAAGATGTGCGCAGCCCCTGAAGAACCATTGCTAGCATGTCGCGGCCGAGATCGTCGGATCCGAATGGGTGTGTCCAGCGCGGGGAAACAAAAGGCGCTTCCAGCGGCTGGTTCACCCATGACCCTTGCGGGACCAGCACGATCACGGCCAAGGCCACGACCGCGGCGATCTCCAACGAACGACTACAGGAGACGGTCAACGCCATGCGTCGTCGCTCCGGGGATAGAGATGGCGAACAATGAGGTCAACCAGGACATTGACGGCGATCGTCGTCGTGCAAGCCACGAGCACAATGCCGATCACGACCGGCGTGTCGCGTGCGCTTGCTGAGGTAACAGCAAGACGTCCAAGGCCCGGGAGCGCGAAGACCGTTTCGATCACGACCGAGCCCCCGATCGCTGCGCCCAAGCGCCAACCGACCAGAGTTACAAGCGGCAGCGCGGCGTTCGGCAATGCATGGCGCAGCTTGACCGCGGTCGTTCCCAGACCCTTGGCATAAGCCGTCTTCGTATAGGGCCGCGCCATCTCTTCCGCGACGCGCGATCGGGCGACCAGCGCTATAAACGCCATTTGCAGAAGTGCCAAGGATAGGACCGGCAAGGTCATTCGCCAGACGAGATCCGCCATCCGTGCGACCCCGTCGAGGCTGACCCTTGGGTCGGAGAGGCCCTGAACCGGAAACAACCCGAGCCCCAGCGCGAACACGAAGACGAGCGCCTGCGCCACGACGTAGGACGGCAGCGCATGCAGAGCGCTGAGCGCGCCGGCAAACCATCCGTTGCTGTTGCGAGCGGACGCCGCCCAGAGGCCAATCGGCAGTCCCGCCAGGGTCGCCAGAACCAGCGCCGGCACCATAAGTCCGAGAGTGACCGGCGCGTGGTCCCGGATGATGACCGCCACCGGCGCCTGCGCCCGCCAGGAATAGCCGAGATCCCCAATCACGAGCCGCGACAGCCAGTCGAGATAAATGACGGGCAAGGGCCGATCGAGGCCGAGGGCGCGATTCACCGCCTCTATATGGCCGGGTGCACCGTTCTCGCCGCCAAGCCCTATGGCCGGCCCCCCCGGAGCCAGATGCGCTAGCAGAAAGGCGAGCGTCGCCGCGACCCAGACCGCGACGACCCCTAAGAGGAGGCGGCCCACCGCGTATCGGATCATCGCAGCCGCCAGGCGGTCTCGGCGAACTGGCCGCTCCAAGGGCTGAATCCGGTCAAGTCATTGCGCCAAGCGGCCGTGAAATCCGTCTCCACCAGCCACCAGTAGGGAAGAAGCTCGACAATTCGGCGCTGGGCAGCCCGGTAGGCTTCTCCCCGTACGGCCGTATCGCCGGTCGATCCCGCAATATCGAACAAACGATCGATCTCGGCATCGCGGATATGAGCGGCGTTCGAGAAAGGCACAGTGCCGATCGCGGAGGAATGATACATACGCCGTACGCCGATCTCAGGATCGACGCCGTTGCAATAGGAGATCAGCGCGAGGTCGAAGGCGCGTTCGCTGAACACAGCCGTCGGGAAGGCCGCCGCATCCAGTTGGCGCATGTTGAGCGCGATGCCGATCGCCGCGAGCTGCTGGCGCATGAGCTCCGAGTAACGCGCGAAGGCCGGGAAATGCAAGATGTCGAGGGTCGCCCGCACACCGCTCGCGCCGCGGGCTAGGCCCGCCTCATCGAGAAGCTTGTTCGCGGCTACCACATCGACCTGCGCCCCATCGAGAAGCCCGGGCTGATGCGCCCACCCAATCCCGCTGGCGATGGGAGCCGCTGCAACGCGTCCTTGCCCAAAGATAACGCGCTCCAGTATCTGCTGGCGGTCGATAGCAAGAGTCAACGCGCGCCGGACCCTTAGATCGGCCAGCGCCGGACGGTTGAGGTTAAAGACCAGCGTCATGATGCAGTTCGCGCCGCCAGCGCCGGACGTCGTGTCGACGAGCGTGATTGGTTGTCCGCGCAGACGCTGCGCATCGATCGCCGAAACCCGGGCGAGCATGTCGATCTCGCCGGCCAGAAACGCGCTCACCTGCGTGGCGGAATCGGGGATCACTCTGAAGATCAGGCGATCCAGGCGGGGTAACTCCGGTTTGAAGTAATTAGGGTTGCGAACGAAGACGACCTGACCGTCGCGCTGATAGCTGTCGAAGCGGAACGGACCCGTCCCGACCGGCCGCAGATTGGCAGGGCTTTGCATCACGTCTGTGCCCTGATGGACATGGCGCGGAATGATAGGCGCCTCGGTAACGTCGAGCTGGCGCAGGAGCGCCGGATGCGGCCGCCTAAGTTGGAACACGACCGTCTGCGGATCGGGGGTCTCGATAGCTTCGACCGCCGACGCGAGCCCCGCCCGGGCCCGCGCATGGAACCGAAAAAGAACCTCCTCAAATGAGAACTTCACATCGGCGGAGGTGAACGGCTGGCCGTCATGCCAGCGCACCCCATTGACCAGCGTGAACGTCGCTGTCCGGCCATCCTGCGAGATCATCCAAGAGCGCGCCAAATCGGGTTGAGGATTGCCTTGCCGGTCGAGCGCAACGAGCCCGTTATAAAGCGAGCCTGCAACCGCATGCAGCGGCCCGGCCGTCGAGATCGCCGGGTTGAAATGCCCCGGATCGCCCTGGATGGCGATGATGGCGGCCCCGCCGCTCCGGGGTTTTTGCTCCGCAGTAGACAAACTGGCAGAGCTGAACACCAGGAGAAACCCGACTATCCAGCGGACCCACAACATGAGGGCGTGATCCTTATGACGATTAATCTGAAAAGTATGATAGTGCCCGACCAAGGAATAGCAATCGATGCTGATGTCAAGTTAACCGGATCTCAGTCGTTAGGCTCCATTTTGGGATCGCACAAACGAGGGCCGCGTGATCGACCGAAGTGAGGTCAAAATCGGCATCCTCG
The nucleotide sequence above comes from Phreatobacter oligotrophus. Encoded proteins:
- a CDS encoding ABC transporter permease encodes the protein MALTVSCSRSLEIAAVVALAVIVLVPQGSWVNQPLEAPFVSPRWTHPFGSDDLGRDMLAMVLQGLRTSLLVGLGTVSLALALGVAVGTIAGLASEIVDDLLMRLADIVQSLPTLLLAILVAAMFGGSVTLLILVLGLTRWPLVARLVRVETRALRSREFVLAAVALGASTTMIVSRHILPHVATIARAATAILFGGALVSEAALAFVGLGDPSATSLGQLAARGFQFVTHAPWMWFAPVSAICGLAFGVALISERLGTAMRVQA
- a CDS encoding ABC transporter permease, encoding MIRYAVGRLLLGVVAVWVAATLAFLLAHLAPGGPAIGLGGENGAPGHIEAVNRALGLDRPLPVIYLDWLSRLVIGDLGYSWRAQAPVAVIIRDHAPVTLGLMVPALVLATLAGLPIGLWAASARNSNGWFAGALSALHALPSYVVAQALVFVFALGLGLFPVQGLSDPRVSLDGVARMADLVWRMTLPVLSLALLQMAFIALVARSRVAEEMARPYTKTAYAKGLGTTAVKLRHALPNAALPLVTLVGWRLGAAIGGSVVIETVFALPGLGRLAVTSASARDTPVVIGIVLVACTTTIAVNVLVDLIVRHLYPRSDDAWR
- a CDS encoding ABC transporter substrate-binding protein; translation: MLWVRWIVGFLLVFSSASLSTAEQKPRSGGAAIIAIQGDPGHFNPAISTAGPLHAVAGSLYNGLVALDRQGNPQPDLARSWMISQDGRTATFTLVNGVRWHDGQPFTSADVKFSFEEVLFRFHARARAGLASAVEAIETPDPQTVVFQLRRPHPALLRQLDVTEAPIIPRHVHQGTDVMQSPANLRPVGTGPFRFDSYQRDGQVVFVRNPNYFKPELPRLDRLIFRVIPDSATQVSAFLAGEIDMLARVSAIDAQRLRGQPITLVDTTSGAGGANCIMTLVFNLNRPALADLRVRRALTLAIDRQQILERVIFGQGRVAAAPIASGIGWAHQPGLLDGAQVDVVAANKLLDEAGLARGASGVRATLDILHFPAFARYSELMRQQLAAIGIALNMRQLDAAAFPTAVFSERAFDLALISYCNGVDPEIGVRRMYHSSAIGTVPFSNAAHIRDAEIDRLFDIAGSTGDTAVRGEAYRAAQRRIVELLPYWWLVETDFTAAWRNDLTGFSPWSGQFAETAWRLR